A single genomic interval of Agarivorans aestuarii harbors:
- the crr gene encoding PTS glucose transporter subunit IIA translates to MGLFDKFKKMVSDDSSSKGGIDIIAPLSGEIVPIEEVPDVVFAEKIVGDGIAIKPSGNKMVAPCDGTIGKIFETNHAFSLESTDGVELFVHFGIDTVELKGEGFTRIAAEGQEVKQGDVIIEFDLAVLEEKAKSTLTPVVISNMDEIKELVKKSGSVTISETPVLTIIK, encoded by the coding sequence ATGGGTCTATTCGACAAATTCAAGAAAATGGTTTCAGATGATAGTTCAAGCAAAGGCGGGATCGATATTATCGCCCCACTATCTGGTGAAATCGTTCCTATTGAAGAAGTGCCTGATGTAGTATTTGCTGAAAAAATCGTGGGTGATGGTATCGCGATTAAGCCAAGCGGTAACAAAATGGTAGCGCCATGTGACGGTACCATTGGTAAGATTTTTGAAACTAACCACGCGTTTTCATTAGAATCAACCGACGGCGTTGAACTGTTTGTTCACTTCGGTATTGATACCGTTGAGCTAAAAGGTGAAGGTTTCACTCGTATCGCGGCTGAAGGCCAAGAAGTGAAACAAGGTGATGTGATTATTGAGTTTGATCTAGCGGTGCTAGAAGAAAAAGCAAAATCAACACTAACGCCAGTGGTTATCTCTAATATGGACGAGATTAAAGAGTTAGTGAAAAAATCAGGTTCTGTAACCATTAGCGAAACGCCGGTGCTAACCATTATTAAATAA
- a CDS encoding ArsC family reductase: MSATNIVMFGIPNCDTIKKARRWLNEHNIEFSFHDYRKDGVSLEQISHWCEQLGWEAVLNKRGTTYRQLSDQQKAELNKDSAIQLLAEHPAMIKRPLLQVEQSFTLGFKADQYQQLFSPEA, from the coding sequence ATGTCTGCAACTAACATAGTAATGTTCGGGATCCCCAACTGCGACACTATTAAAAAAGCCCGCCGTTGGTTAAACGAACACAACATCGAGTTTAGCTTCCACGACTATCGTAAAGATGGGGTAAGCCTTGAGCAAATTAGCCATTGGTGTGAACAGCTAGGCTGGGAAGCGGTTTTGAATAAGCGCGGTACTACCTATCGCCAGCTAAGCGACCAGCAAAAAGCTGAACTGAATAAAGACTCTGCCATTCAATTGCTAGCCGAGCATCCAGCAATGATTAAGCGCCCATTGCTTCAAGTTGAGCAATCATTCACGCTTGGCTTTAAAGCCGACCAATATCAACAACTCTTTTCTCCGGAAGCATAA
- a CDS encoding glycine cleavage system protein R → MSQHLVVTAVGSNRPGIVNQLTQLVSSCGCNIVDSRMALFGSEFTLIMLISGSHNAVIQIETRLPATAQELQLLTVMKKTSRHELIDYSHAAVLQLTLPDATGVISKVTQFISDNQMNMVSLKSNLFTKNNIEMLHAEFDVKLNQTHQPEQIEQAFARLCQELGSEQFDLQILSN, encoded by the coding sequence ATGAGTCAACATCTTGTGGTCACCGCTGTTGGCAGTAATCGGCCAGGCATCGTAAATCAACTCACTCAGCTGGTATCTAGTTGTGGCTGTAACATTGTAGATAGTCGCATGGCGCTATTTGGTTCAGAGTTCACCTTAATTATGCTGATTTCGGGTTCGCACAATGCGGTGATTCAAATAGAAACCCGCCTACCCGCTACCGCCCAAGAACTACAGCTACTCACTGTAATGAAAAAAACCTCGCGCCACGAGTTGATCGATTATTCACACGCAGCGGTTTTGCAACTGACCTTGCCCGATGCCACTGGGGTGATTAGCAAAGTCACTCAGTTTATTAGCGACAACCAAATGAATATGGTGAGCTTAAAATCTAATCTATTTACTAAAAACAATATTGAGATGTTGCACGCGGAGTTCGACGTAAAGCTCAACCAAACGCATCAACCAGAACAAATAGAGCAAGCGTTTGCCCGCCTATGCCAAGAATTAGGCAGCGAACAGTTTGATCTTCAAATTTTGTCAAATTAA
- the bcp gene encoding thioredoxin-dependent thiol peroxidase, translating into MNTLTAGAAAPQFDLPNQDEKRIKLSDYAGKKVLVYFYPKALTPGCTTQACGLRDSIEQLKDANTVVFGVSPDPVKRLPKFIEKHQLNFDLLSDEDHAVADQFGVWGLKKFMGKEYDGIHRISFLIDEQGQIEHVFNKFKTKEHHQVVLDYLNQ; encoded by the coding sequence ATGAACACATTGACGGCCGGAGCAGCTGCTCCGCAATTTGACTTGCCAAACCAAGATGAAAAACGTATCAAGCTTAGCGACTACGCAGGTAAAAAAGTATTGGTGTATTTTTACCCTAAGGCTTTAACGCCGGGTTGTACTACTCAAGCTTGCGGCTTACGTGACAGCATTGAACAACTCAAAGACGCAAACACGGTAGTATTTGGTGTAAGCCCCGATCCAGTAAAACGTCTGCCTAAGTTTATCGAAAAACATCAGCTTAACTTTGACTTACTGTCAGATGAAGATCATGCGGTCGCTGATCAGTTTGGCGTATGGGGCTTGAAAAAGTTTATGGGCAAAGAATATGACGGCATTCATCGCATTAGCTTTTTAATTGATGAGCAAGGCCAAATTGAGCATGTGTTTAATAAGTTTAAAACTAAAGAGCACCACCAAGTAGTGCTCGATTACTTAAACCAATAA
- a CDS encoding M15 family metallopeptidase gives MSKLAKPLALYGLDKSELIDDPELAWVHRLVLSDLKKLIKAATQAGFNLSIFSGYRDFHRQLAIWNNKWNGLRPILDANSQPLDISTLSDEQKLHAILRWSALPGTSRHHWGTDFDFYDPKLLPKGSCLELIPLEYAEQGCQHNLSLWLSKYAKDFGFFYPYLRFKGGVEFEPWHLSHLATSQTMMSKLNASQVLEHLSNAQVEGFACIEQHIEQIFSQYVTNICLPET, from the coding sequence ATGAGTAAACTTGCCAAGCCTCTAGCCCTTTATGGGCTAGACAAGAGCGAACTAATTGATGACCCCGAGCTTGCTTGGGTTCATCGCTTAGTTTTATCTGATCTCAAAAAGCTTATCAAAGCAGCTACACAGGCTGGATTTAACTTAAGCATTTTTAGCGGTTATCGAGATTTTCACCGCCAGCTGGCGATCTGGAATAACAAGTGGAATGGCCTGCGACCGATTCTAGATGCCAATAGCCAGCCGCTGGATATCTCTACCCTGAGTGATGAGCAAAAGCTGCATGCTATTTTGCGTTGGTCGGCTTTACCAGGCACTAGTCGCCATCATTGGGGCACCGATTTCGACTTTTACGACCCCAAGTTATTGCCTAAAGGCAGCTGTTTAGAGCTTATTCCCCTAGAATATGCGGAGCAAGGTTGCCAGCACAACTTATCGTTATGGTTAAGTAAATACGCTAAAGATTTCGGCTTTTTCTACCCCTACTTGCGTTTTAAGGGCGGCGTAGAATTTGAGCCGTGGCACTTAAGCCACCTAGCCACCAGCCAAACCATGATGAGTAAGCTCAATGCTAGCCAAGTACTGGAACACTTAAGTAACGCACAAGTGGAAGGCTTTGCTTGTATTGAACAACACATCGAACAAATTTTTAGCCAATACGTTACCAATATCTGTTTACCGGAGACCTAA
- a CDS encoding HPr family phosphocarrier protein, translating into MFEKSVVITAENGLHTRPAAQFVKEAKAFSSDITVESNGKSASAKSLFKLQTLGLTKGTSVVIRAEGEDETAAVEKLVALMDELE; encoded by the coding sequence ATGTTTGAGAAAAGTGTTGTTATCACCGCTGAAAATGGTCTTCATACTCGCCCTGCGGCACAATTTGTAAAAGAAGCAAAAGCATTTTCTAGCGATATCACTGTTGAGAGCAATGGCAAATCTGCCAGTGCAAAAAGCCTTTTTAAACTACAAACTCTTGGCCTAACTAAAGGTACTAGTGTGGTAATTCGCGCCGAAGGCGAAGATGAAACTGCCGCAGTAGAAAAGCTAGTTGCGTTAATGGATGAACTTGAATAA
- the ptsI gene encoding phosphoenolpyruvate-protein phosphotransferase PtsI: MISGILASPGISIGKALLLAEQEVVINQTNIDAAQVESEVQRFFEGRNKTSAQLEEIKIMAGKTFGEEKEAIFEGHIMLLEDEELEEEILACIKDNLVSADNAAHTIIEQNAQMLAELDDPYLKERATDFRDIGSRLVKNILGIEIVSLSTITEEVILVANDLTPSETAQINLDKVLGFVTDIGGRTSHTSIMARSLELPAVVGTNDVTQQVKNGDIIALDALNNEVIINPSDEQLATYKQRQQSYIDEKAELAKLKDLPAVSLDGHQIEVCANIGTIKDVDGAHRNGSEGVGLYRTEFLFMDRDSLPSEDEQFEAYKAVVEAMQGHPVIIRTMDIGGDKDLPYLDLPKEMNPFLGWRAIRIFFDREEIMNAQLRALLRASAFGKVRIMFPMIISVEEIRKLNGVLDTLKAELRAEDIAFDEEVEVGVMVETPAAAAIAHHLIKEVDFFSIGTNDLTQYTLAVDRGNELISSLYNPMSPAVLTLIKQVIDASHAEGKWTGMCGELAGDETATLLLMGMGLDEFSMSAISIPRIKKLIRNSNYADVKKLADQALALPTAAEIETLVDTFVKQNSVC, encoded by the coding sequence ATGATTTCAGGTATTCTGGCATCTCCAGGAATTTCAATTGGTAAAGCACTGCTACTTGCAGAACAAGAAGTAGTGATTAACCAAACTAATATCGACGCAGCGCAGGTAGAAAGCGAAGTACAACGCTTTTTCGAAGGACGAAATAAAACGTCTGCACAGCTGGAAGAAATTAAAATAATGGCAGGTAAAACCTTCGGCGAAGAGAAAGAAGCTATCTTCGAAGGACATATCATGTTGTTAGAAGATGAAGAGCTTGAAGAGGAAATTCTAGCCTGCATTAAAGATAACTTAGTTAGCGCAGACAACGCAGCTCATACCATTATTGAGCAAAACGCGCAGATGCTAGCCGAGTTAGACGACCCTTACCTAAAAGAACGCGCTACGGACTTTCGCGACATAGGTTCTCGTTTAGTTAAAAACATTCTAGGTATAGAAATTGTTTCTTTAAGTACCATTACCGAAGAAGTGATTTTAGTAGCCAACGATTTAACACCATCAGAAACGGCGCAAATTAACTTAGACAAAGTGCTAGGTTTTGTTACCGATATCGGCGGTCGCACTTCACATACCTCTATTATGGCTCGCTCATTAGAGCTACCCGCCGTAGTAGGCACCAACGATGTTACCCAACAAGTAAAGAACGGTGACATCATTGCGCTAGACGCCCTTAACAACGAAGTGATTATTAACCCTAGCGACGAGCAACTAGCTACTTACAAGCAGCGTCAACAAAGCTACATAGACGAAAAAGCTGAGTTAGCTAAGTTAAAAGACTTGCCAGCGGTTTCTTTAGATGGCCATCAAATTGAAGTATGCGCCAACATCGGCACCATTAAAGATGTCGACGGTGCTCACCGCAACGGCTCAGAAGGTGTGGGTTTATACCGCACTGAGTTTTTGTTCATGGATCGCGATTCACTGCCAAGCGAAGACGAGCAGTTCGAAGCTTACAAAGCTGTAGTAGAAGCGATGCAAGGCCACCCTGTGATTATCCGTACTATGGATATTGGTGGCGATAAAGACTTACCTTATTTAGATTTGCCAAAAGAGATGAACCCATTCTTGGGTTGGCGTGCGATTCGTATTTTCTTCGACCGTGAAGAAATCATGAATGCTCAACTTCGCGCTCTATTACGCGCTTCAGCTTTTGGTAAAGTGCGCATCATGTTCCCGATGATTATTTCGGTTGAAGAAATTCGCAAGTTAAACGGTGTATTAGATACGCTAAAAGCGGAGTTGCGCGCTGAAGACATCGCCTTTGATGAAGAAGTTGAAGTTGGCGTAATGGTTGAAACACCGGCAGCAGCGGCTATTGCCCACCATTTAATTAAAGAAGTAGACTTCTTTAGTATTGGAACCAACGACTTAACTCAGTACACTCTAGCAGTAGATCGTGGTAATGAGCTTATTTCGTCACTCTATAACCCAATGTCACCGGCAGTTCTTACTTTGATCAAGCAAGTTATTGATGCTTCACATGCTGAAGGTAAGTGGACTGGTATGTGTGGTGAGTTGGCTGGTGATGAAACTGCCACCTTGTTATTGATGGGAATGGGCTTAGATGAATTTTCAATGAGTGCCATTTCTATACCAAGGATCAAAAAACTGATCCGTAATTCAAACTATGCTGATGTGAAGAAATTAGCCGATCAAGCTTTAGCGTTACCAACAGCCGCTGAAATTGAAACGTTAGTTGACACTTTTGTTAAACAAAATTCCGTCTGTTAA
- a CDS encoding DUF2897 family protein, whose protein sequence is MAIGYVILIIVLVLGFILGNLMLLKHMDRFNSKTKLPKSKKSQDSKPR, encoded by the coding sequence TTGGCAATCGGCTACGTTATTCTGATCATTGTTCTGGTTTTGGGTTTTATCCTCGGCAATTTGATGTTGCTCAAGCACATGGATCGATTTAACAGCAAGACAAAATTGCCCAAATCAAAAAAGTCGCAGGACTCAAAACCACGCTAA
- a CDS encoding sulfurtransferase TusA family protein translates to MLCLDLQKHNCPYPLLESKLWLKQAKVGDQIQLLLGDSGSRSDIPKYFRRLGHGVSIEQSARGFCVTITVQPLKD, encoded by the coding sequence ATGCTTTGCCTCGATTTACAAAAACACAACTGTCCTTACCCATTATTAGAAAGTAAGCTTTGGCTGAAGCAAGCCAAAGTGGGTGATCAAATTCAGTTGCTGTTAGGGGACAGCGGATCACGTAGTGATATCCCCAAATACTTTCGTCGACTAGGGCATGGCGTAAGTATAGAGCAAAGTGCTCGTGGCTTTTGTGTCACCATAACTGTCCAACCGCTAAAGGATTAA
- a CDS encoding AI-2E family transporter, translating to MFKVLSNWYRRMFSDPEAVAMALVLVIGFVLLYFFGNLLAPLLIALVLAYLLDWPVSFLANHGFRRGLASALVLLIFFLIATFTVLRILPTVWGQGMNLLSEYPVMLNSTQQWLESLPQQYPEFIDGALVESVVDNVRTRLMGVGEQLLQSSLSSIINLATVLVYSVLVPLMVFFMLSDKKVLLSSVSRFLPNDRRLLTQVWSEMNGQVINYIRGKAIEILVVGGASYIVFAIMDLRYSALLGVLVGLSVLIPFIGAFAVTLPVAMVGLFQWGLSPQFGYLMLAYGIIQVIDGNVLVPILFSEAVNLHPLAIIVAVLVFGGLWGFWGVFFAIPLATLVKAVMNAWPHHIEKVEDNEPSTSAE from the coding sequence ATGTTTAAAGTCTTATCAAATTGGTACCGCCGCATGTTTTCTGACCCAGAGGCGGTTGCCATGGCGCTGGTGTTGGTTATTGGTTTTGTGCTGCTGTATTTCTTTGGCAATTTACTCGCACCATTACTTATTGCTTTAGTACTTGCTTACTTGTTGGATTGGCCGGTGAGTTTTTTAGCCAATCACGGATTTCGCCGGGGCTTAGCTAGTGCCTTAGTACTACTCATATTTTTCCTGATTGCCACATTTACGGTATTACGCATTTTACCCACCGTGTGGGGGCAGGGGATGAACTTACTCAGTGAATACCCGGTGATGCTTAATAGCACTCAGCAATGGCTTGAGTCTTTGCCACAACAATATCCAGAGTTTATCGACGGCGCCTTAGTAGAAAGTGTGGTAGACAATGTTAGAACCCGCTTAATGGGCGTGGGAGAGCAATTGTTGCAGTCTTCACTTTCCTCAATCATTAACTTAGCCACGGTATTGGTATATAGCGTATTAGTGCCGTTAATGGTGTTTTTCATGTTAAGCGACAAGAAAGTATTACTTAGCAGCGTGTCGCGTTTCCTGCCTAATGACCGTCGTTTGCTGACCCAGGTTTGGTCGGAAATGAATGGCCAAGTGATTAACTATATTCGCGGTAAAGCCATTGAGATATTGGTGGTGGGTGGCGCTAGTTACATCGTGTTTGCGATTATGGATTTACGTTACTCGGCGTTACTTGGCGTGTTAGTGGGTTTGTCGGTACTTATTCCCTTTATCGGTGCCTTTGCAGTAACCTTACCGGTTGCTATGGTTGGTTTATTCCAGTGGGGCTTAAGCCCTCAATTTGGTTACCTTATGTTGGCTTACGGCATAATACAAGTGATTGATGGCAATGTATTAGTGCCTATTTTGTTCTCAGAAGCGGTTAACTTACACCCCTTGGCGATTATTGTCGCGGTGCTGGTATTTGGCGGTTTGTGGGGCTTTTGGGGCGTGTTCTTTGCGATTCCGCTCGCCACCTTAGTGAAAGCGGTAATGAATGCGTGGCCGCATCATATAGAAAAGGTTGAGGACAACGAGCCCTCAACCTCTGCGGAATAA
- the dapE gene encoding succinyl-diaminopimelate desuccinylase, with product MSDSPVLHLAKDLISRPSVTPEDCDCQKLMAHRLAAVGFNIEEMVFEDTTNMWARKGNTGPLFCFAGHTDVVPPGPAEKWHTPPFEPTVIDGVLHGRGAADMKGSLAAMIVATERFVADYPNHIGSISYLITSDEEGPFINGTTRVVDTLMERNEIIDMCLVGEPSSTHLVGDVVKNGRRGSLTGDIRVKGVQGHVAYPHLAKNPIHDAAPALAELAAMHWDNGNQFFPPTSFQIANIHSGTGASNVIPGELDVQFNFRYSTELTDSDIVKRVHNIFDSHGLDYQLDWTYNGQPFLTEEGDFLSAVSNAVSKVTKKAPELLTTGGTSDGRFIAKMGTQVVELGPVNATIHKVNECVKVADLEQLADMYYELLVNVLGGNE from the coding sequence ATGTCAGATAGTCCCGTTTTACACTTAGCAAAAGATCTTATTAGCCGACCTTCGGTTACTCCGGAAGATTGCGATTGCCAAAAATTAATGGCCCATAGATTAGCCGCTGTTGGTTTTAATATTGAAGAAATGGTATTTGAAGACACCACCAATATGTGGGCACGTAAAGGTAATACCGGCCCATTGTTTTGTTTTGCTGGCCATACCGATGTAGTACCTCCAGGGCCTGCCGAAAAATGGCATACTCCTCCCTTTGAGCCAACCGTGATTGATGGTGTTTTACATGGCCGCGGAGCGGCCGACATGAAAGGATCATTAGCAGCTATGATCGTTGCTACCGAGCGATTTGTGGCTGATTACCCTAATCACATTGGCTCTATTTCTTACTTGATCACCTCTGATGAAGAAGGCCCATTTATCAACGGCACTACCCGCGTGGTAGATACCTTAATGGAACGTAATGAAATAATTGATATGTGTTTGGTGGGTGAACCATCGTCTACTCACCTTGTGGGAGATGTGGTTAAAAATGGTCGCCGCGGCTCACTAACCGGAGATATAAGGGTAAAAGGTGTACAAGGCCACGTAGCCTACCCTCACCTAGCTAAAAACCCAATTCATGATGCAGCACCGGCGCTCGCCGAATTGGCCGCTATGCACTGGGACAACGGAAATCAATTCTTCCCACCTACTAGCTTTCAAATTGCCAATATTCACTCAGGTACAGGCGCCTCCAATGTGATTCCTGGTGAATTAGATGTTCAATTTAACTTCCGCTACTCCACCGAGCTAACAGATAGTGACATTGTAAAACGAGTGCACAATATCTTTGATAGCCACGGCTTAGACTACCAATTAGATTGGACCTACAACGGCCAACCATTCTTAACCGAAGAAGGCGACTTCTTATCGGCGGTGAGCAATGCGGTAAGCAAAGTAACCAAGAAAGCGCCTGAATTACTTACTACTGGAGGAACTTCTGATGGCCGCTTTATCGCCAAAATGGGAACTCAAGTTGTTGAGCTTGGTCCAGTAAATGCCACCATTCATAAGGTAAATGAGTGCGTTAAAGTGGCCGATTTAGAACAGTTAGCAGATATGTACTACGAGCTGTTAGTAAACGTTCTTGGCGGCAATGAGTAA
- the bamC gene encoding outer membrane protein assembly factor BamC produces MQLVSFPTMKIVFFGSLVATLAACSNSGDKHRQAERGFEYLDATQVEPLVIPDGITPPEQSSEFVIPTPQAKEEILVGSAVDVRAPVQIIPLIAGSRIEDTDDGLIFWFDILQAQTATETTATMMQTISDYISYRNSSVARRDDQQALIESNWLVDAETVEGSWWIFSSDTVMEQRQKFIYQLEVKPHGRTAGLKVSFVDGEIYRDGGDLAIDLDEFDKQRLAVVELNRLIGYVSDRREELEEQLAAQREEARLAAMSEAEKEQLYDETVNLVLVNDSGAAYYKARANMEKTMKRLRLVLPLAGFTITDYIANSGSLYLTYERPPEQVLENYGLSTMEFEEKDYIFTVGSNGNVTQITLSDNEGVVLKPSEVKSLYPYLAILMKMGLDTRDSLSR; encoded by the coding sequence ATGCAACTAGTTTCTTTTCCAACGATGAAAATCGTGTTTTTTGGCAGCCTAGTAGCCACTCTAGCAGCGTGCTCTAATAGTGGCGATAAACACCGCCAAGCTGAGCGTGGTTTTGAGTATTTAGATGCTACCCAAGTAGAACCCTTAGTGATCCCAGATGGGATAACACCACCTGAGCAAAGTAGTGAATTTGTTATTCCAACACCGCAAGCTAAAGAAGAAATTTTAGTTGGCTCGGCGGTGGATGTTCGCGCACCTGTGCAAATTATTCCGCTGATTGCCGGTAGCCGTATTGAAGATACCGATGATGGTTTGATTTTTTGGTTTGATATTTTACAAGCACAAACGGCTACCGAAACCACTGCAACAATGATGCAAACCATTAGCGATTACATAAGCTATCGTAATTCGTCGGTTGCTCGCCGCGATGATCAGCAAGCTTTAATCGAATCTAATTGGTTGGTTGATGCTGAAACGGTAGAAGGTAGCTGGTGGATTTTCTCCAGTGATACCGTTATGGAGCAACGCCAAAAGTTTATCTATCAGCTAGAAGTTAAACCTCACGGTCGAACTGCTGGTCTAAAAGTAAGCTTTGTCGATGGTGAAATTTATCGCGATGGTGGAGACTTAGCGATTGATTTAGATGAGTTCGACAAGCAGCGCCTAGCAGTGGTAGAGCTTAATCGCTTAATTGGTTACGTAAGTGACCGACGTGAAGAGCTAGAAGAACAGCTGGCAGCTCAACGTGAAGAAGCGCGCTTAGCTGCCATGAGTGAAGCTGAGAAAGAACAGCTTTATGATGAAACAGTGAACCTAGTATTGGTGAACGACAGTGGCGCTGCTTACTATAAAGCGCGTGCCAACATGGAAAAAACCATGAAGCGTTTGCGTTTAGTATTACCTTTGGCGGGCTTCACCATTACAGACTACATTGCTAACTCTGGCAGTTTGTACCTAACCTACGAGCGCCCACCAGAGCAGGTACTTGAAAACTACGGTTTAAGTACCATGGAGTTCGAAGAGAAAGACTATATCTTTACTGTTGGCTCAAATGGCAATGTTACTCAAATCACCCTAAGTGATAACGAAGGTGTAGTGCTTAAGCCGAGTGAAGTGAAGAGCTTGTATCCTTACCTCGCTATCTTGATGAAGATGGGCTTAGATACTCGCGATAGCTTGTCTCGCTAA
- a CDS encoding M48 family metalloprotease, whose translation MTRFAHFILAGLLFGYAPLMSANNQLPEIGTAGASALSIDKEIIYGNAYMRIIRASSRMTNDPVLSEYVTELGNQLVAKADLVRTPFNFFLVTDNEINAAAFLGGYVKIHTGLFLYADTESEFASVIAHEIAHVTQRHIARSIENQAAAQNLSMAGMLGSLLLGLANPVAGIAALQATMAAGVQNSINYTRANEFEADRIGLRTLANAGYDPIGMGNFFGKLSEKYRYASKPPQMLITHPLPETRVSEARARANQYPNRYVAPSLSFQFAKSRIIVRHGTLSPSEALEHYNRVIKRKEYRIEDAALYGKALALFGMGKYKESKAIVDGLAKRHSDNLFVIDTQTDIDLAMKSYQPAIKRLQVAQTRYPNNQVIVLNLAHAFSENGQFEEGAKLLDRYLRERPNDALAWGELSRSQRRLKNMAASHTARAEYLSLHSDYRRAIDELHSAYNLTENNLEQARIQARIEQFKAAEQELESLN comes from the coding sequence ATGACGCGTTTCGCACATTTTATTCTAGCAGGCCTGCTTTTTGGCTACGCCCCTCTAATGTCTGCTAATAATCAATTGCCTGAAATAGGGACAGCCGGTGCGTCGGCTTTATCCATCGACAAAGAAATTATCTACGGCAATGCCTACATGCGAATTATTCGCGCTAGCAGCCGCATGACCAATGATCCAGTGTTGTCTGAATATGTTACCGAGTTAGGCAACCAGCTGGTTGCCAAAGCAGATTTAGTACGCACCCCATTTAACTTCTTTTTAGTGACCGATAACGAGATTAACGCAGCGGCCTTTTTAGGTGGCTACGTAAAAATTCATACCGGTTTGTTTTTGTATGCCGATACCGAAAGCGAATTTGCCTCGGTCATTGCCCACGAAATCGCCCACGTTACTCAACGCCATATTGCGCGTAGTATAGAAAACCAAGCCGCCGCACAAAATCTATCAATGGCTGGCATGTTAGGTTCTTTATTGTTGGGTCTTGCTAACCCGGTTGCAGGTATCGCGGCACTACAAGCTACCATGGCGGCAGGTGTGCAAAACTCAATTAACTACACCCGTGCCAACGAATTTGAAGCAGACCGAATTGGCCTTCGCACCTTGGCCAATGCCGGTTATGACCCAATAGGAATGGGTAACTTTTTTGGTAAACTGTCCGAAAAATACCGTTACGCGAGCAAACCTCCACAAATGTTAATCACTCACCCATTGCCAGAAACGCGGGTTAGTGAAGCGCGCGCTCGGGCAAATCAATACCCTAATCGTTACGTTGCGCCTTCCCTTTCGTTCCAGTTTGCCAAATCACGGATTATTGTCCGTCATGGCACCTTGTCTCCTTCAGAAGCCTTAGAGCACTACAACCGAGTTATAAAGCGCAAAGAATATCGAATTGAAGATGCCGCTCTCTATGGCAAAGCCCTGGCACTGTTTGGCATGGGCAAATATAAAGAATCAAAAGCAATCGTTGATGGTCTAGCCAAACGCCATTCCGACAACCTGTTTGTCATTGATACCCAAACAGACATCGATTTGGCGATGAAAAGCTACCAACCAGCGATTAAACGTTTGCAAGTAGCGCAGACTCGCTACCCCAATAACCAAGTTATTGTGCTCAACTTAGCCCATGCATTTAGTGAGAATGGCCAATTTGAAGAAGGCGCAAAACTGCTGGATCGTTACCTACGCGAGCGTCCTAACGACGCTCTGGCTTGGGGCGAGCTCAGCCGCAGCCAGCGACGCCTCAAGAATATGGCCGCTAGCCATACTGCACGTGCCGAATATCTTTCATTGCACTCAGATTATCGCCGCGCCATTGACGAACTGCATAGCGCCTATAACCTAACAGAAAACAATCTCGAGCAAGCTCGCATTCAAGCTAGAATTGAACAATTTAAAGCTGCTGAACAAGAACTCGAGTCGCTCAACTAA
- the arsC gene encoding arsenate reductase (glutaredoxin) (This arsenate reductase requires both glutathione and glutaredoxin to convert arsenate to arsenite, after which the efflux transporter formed by ArsA and ArsB can extrude the arsenite from the cell, providing resistance.): protein MSSIQILHNPRCSKSRQTLQLLQEKGIDPEIVLYLETPPSEADIANMLDMMQLEPRQLMRTKEALYKELNLADASLTPAQLITAMHANPKLIERPIVINQGQARIGRPPEQVLEIV, encoded by the coding sequence ATGTCTAGTATTCAAATCCTGCATAATCCTCGCTGCTCAAAAAGCCGTCAAACTCTGCAGCTTCTTCAAGAAAAAGGCATCGATCCAGAAATCGTGCTTTATCTTGAAACACCTCCAAGTGAAGCCGATATCGCTAATATGCTGGACATGATGCAGCTTGAGCCTCGCCAGCTAATGCGTACCAAAGAAGCACTCTACAAAGAATTGAATTTGGCCGATGCTTCACTCACTCCGGCTCAGTTAATTACCGCTATGCACGCTAATCCAAAATTGATTGAGCGGCCAATAGTGATCAATCAAGGGCAAGCACGCATTGGTCGCCCACCTGAGCAGGTGTTAGAGATTGTCTAA